DNA from Streptomyces sp. Edi4:
TGCCGCTGGCCGAGGCGCCCAGGGCCGCCGCACAGGCCGCGATGCTGCACGTGCCACGGGCGCGCGGCGGCGCCCCGCGCTTCGACCGCGCCGGGTTCCCGATGGACCCCAAGGACCGGGCCGCCCGGCGCGACCGGCTGCGGGCGCGGGCGGTGACCACCACCGTCGTAGCGACCGTCGTCGCGGCCCCCGTCTTCGCGCTCTGGGCCGCCTACCGGGGCGCCCCCTCGACCGGCGAACCGGAGGGCGGCGCGAAGGTCACCGCCAGCGAGGCCGACAACCCCGCCGGGCTCACCGGCCGCCCCGCCGACCGCTACGAGAACGCGGGCAACGCGCGCAACGCCCCCGACACCCGCTTCACCGCCGGCAGCCGCACCCCCGACGTCTCGGTCGAGGTCATCAGCCCCACCACCGCCCCCGATGGCCCGGCCAGACTCGCGGTCGCGGCGAGTTCGGCGGGCGACACCACCGTCCTGACCCTGACCTCGACGGGCGGCGCGCCGGTCGACTGGTCGCTGCGCGCCCGGGCGGGCTGGCTCGTGTTCAGCCAGAGCGCGGGCAGGCTGGCCCCGGGCGCAACCGTCACCGTCTACATCCGCGTCGATCGCGGCAGCGAACCGCACCACGCCTGGTCGGCGCGGGTCGAAGTGGCCCCCACGGGCGCGACGGTCCGCATCAGCGGCGACGGCACGCCCGTCGTGACACCGTCCTCGCCCGACCCGGGCGGCCCCGGCGACCCGGGCAGCACCGGCCACCCCGGCCCGCCCGGATCCAGCGCGCCCCCCACCCACCCCACAGGGACGGGCAGCCCGACCCCCACGCCGACCGCGACACCACCGAGCCCCACCCCCACCCCCACCAAGGCTCCGCCCTCGGCCACCCCCACCCAGACCCCGCCGTCAGCCACACCGAGCAGCTGAACGGGCCTGCCTCGAACGGGAGTTACCGCTTGGGGTCAGCCGGGTGCGGCGCGACCAGCGGAAGCTGCGAGGCGAGCCGCGCCTCGCACTGCTCGACCAGGACGGCGTACGCCGCAGGGCCCATCAGCTCGGTCAGCTCCGGGCGGTACGTGACGTACACCGGCTCGCCCGCGCCATGGGCCGACGTCGCCGACGTGCACCACCAGTGCAGGTCGTGACCGCCGGGACCCCAGCCGCGCCGGTCGTACTCGCCGATGGAGACCTGGAGCACCTTGGTGTCGTCGGGCCGCTCGATCCAGTCGTACGTCCTGCGCACCGGCAGCTGCCAGCAGACGTCCGGCTTGGTCTCCAGCGGCTCCTTGCCCTCCTTGAGGGCGAGGATGTGCAGCGAGCAGCCCATGCCGCCCGCGAACCCCGGCCGGTTCTGGAAGATGCACGAGCCCTGCCAGCGGCGGGTCTGGCGGTCGCCGTCCTCGTCGGTCTGGATCCAGCCCGTCTCGGTGCCGATGCCGTGGAACTGCCACAGCTCGGGAGTGAGCCGCGCCACATGCCCGGCCACGCGCTTCTCGTCGTCCTCGTCGGAGAAGTGGGCGCCGAGCGTGCAGCAGCCGTCGTCGGCCCGGCCCGCCTCGATGCCCTGGCAGCCGCTGCCGAAGACGCAGGTCCACCGTGAGGTGAGCCACGTCAGGTCGCAGCGGAAGACCTGCTCGTCGTCGGCGGGGTCGGGGAATTCGACCCAGGCACGCGGGAAGTCCAGTCCCTGCTCGTCCTGGGCCCTCATCTGCTCGCCCCGCGACAGCTTCGCGGGGTTCTTCGGGGCTTTGGCTTTGCCCGGCTTCGCCTTTTTCGTCTCTGGCACCCCTCAAGCGTATGTCCGAGGGCGTCCGTGCAGGCGCAGTAGCGTTCGGTCCATGAGACTCGGAGTCCTCGATGTGGGGTCGAACACGGTTCATCTGCTGGTGGTGGACGCGCACGCCGGTGCCGCGCCGCTGCCCGCGCACTCGCACAAGGCCGAGCTGCGCCTGGCCGAACTCCTCGACGAGGGCGGCGCCATCGGACCCGAGGGCATCGACCGGCTCGTCGCCACGATCGGCGAGGCCCTGCTCGCCGCCGAGGACAAGGGCGTCCAGGAACTGCTCCCCTTCGCGACCTCCGCCGTGCGCGAGGCCAGCAACGCCGACCTCGTCACCGCCCGCGTCCGCGAGGAGACCGGCGTGGATCTGGGCGTGCTGTCCGGCGAGGAGGAGGCGCGGCTCACCTTCCTCGCGGCGCGCCGCTGGTACGGCTGGTCGGCCGGGAAGCTGCTGCTGCTCGACATCGGCGGGGGCTCGCTCGAAGTGGCGTACGGCATCGACGAGGAGCCCGACGCGGCGGTCTCGCTGCCGCTCGGCGCGGGGCGGCTGACCGGCGGCTGGCTGCCCGGCGACCCGCCCGACCCCGCCGACGTGCGGGCCCTTCGCCGGCACGTACGGGCTCAAATCGCCGGCACGGTGGGGGAGTTCGCTCGCTCGGGTCGCCCCGACCACGTGGTCGCCACGTCCAAGACGTTCA
Protein-coding regions in this window:
- a CDS encoding Ppx/GppA phosphatase family protein: MRLGVLDVGSNTVHLLVVDAHAGAAPLPAHSHKAELRLAELLDEGGAIGPEGIDRLVATIGEALLAAEDKGVQELLPFATSAVREASNADLVTARVREETGVDLGVLSGEEEARLTFLAARRWYGWSAGKLLLLDIGGGSLEVAYGIDEEPDAAVSLPLGAGRLTGGWLPGDPPDPADVRALRRHVRAQIAGTVGEFARSGRPDHVVATSKTFKQLARIAGAARSSEGAYVQRTLSRASLEEWVPKLAAMTSEQRARLPGVSVGRAPQLLAGALVAEGAMDLFAVDELEVCPWALREGVILRHLDHLPAG